The following coding sequences are from one Shewanella violacea DSS12 window:
- a CDS encoding efflux RND transporter permease subunit, with the protein MSRFFIDRPIFAWVIAIIVMLAGVLSIFKLPVSQYPSIAPPTVVIWAMYPGASAKTMEDSVTQVIEQRMTGIDNLRYISSTSDSFGNAEITLTFNAEADPDIAQVQVQNKLQLAMPQLPLEVQQQGVKVTKSSEGFLMLVGFVSKDDSLDKNDISDYVASNIQDPLSRVPGVGNIELFGAQYAMRIWLDPLKLTEYHLTSIDIMASIREQNAQISAGQLGASPALPGQVLNATVSAQSRLQTPDQFKKIIIKADSSGAKVLLEDVARVELGGESYTVNSFYNGKPTVGIAIHLATGANAIATADAVREEIAEMQPFLPKGVEVVYPYDTTPFVERSIEGVVHTLLEAVVLVFLIMYLFLQNLRATLIPTIAVPVVLLGTFAILSAAGFSINTLTMFAMVLAIGLLVDDAIVVVENVERVMQEEGLSPVEATKKSMGQITGALVGIGLTLAAVFVPMAFMSGSTGVIYRQFSVTIISAMGLSVMVALILTPALCATMLKPIKKDQSHTQTGFFGWFNRSFDKLTSGYTNSVTAMIKRTGRVMLIYLGLVIAMAWIFIHMPTAFLPDEDQGIMFNQAVLPVNSSLESTEKVMKRVTDYYLNDESENVNSIFSVSGFSFAGRGQNMGVNFVSMKDWSEREGAGQDIKSVADRAMTQFKLIKDASVVAFVPPAVIELGTANGFDFYLQDRNGQGHEKLVEARNMLLDMAKENPNLINVRPNGPEDAPIYQVNIDQAKIRALGVDIDSVNSVLGTAWGGSYVNDFIDRGRIKKVYVQGEAKYRMKPGDLDSWYVKNNEGEMVSFSEFSTGTWEKSSPLLARFNSLPAINILGETAPGYSSGTAMADIEEMAKRLPAGFGIEWNGLSYEERLSGDQAPALYALSIIVVFLVLAALYESWSVPFSVILVVPLGVIGALITMNSRGLPNDVFFQVALLTTVGLATKNAILIVEFAKEYYEKGTPLVDATLHAVRVRLRPILMTSLAFGLGVLPLAISTGVGSGSQNAIGTAVLGGMMSSTFMGIFFIPIFFVVVERIFNKSKQQKALKSEESTPQ; encoded by the coding sequence ATGTCTCGTTTCTTTATCGATCGCCCTATTTTTGCATGGGTGATCGCCATTATAGTAATGCTGGCTGGGGTCTTGTCGATATTCAAGCTCCCGGTATCTCAGTATCCAAGCATTGCACCGCCAACCGTAGTGATCTGGGCTATGTACCCTGGTGCCTCCGCTAAGACCATGGAGGATTCGGTTACTCAAGTCATCGAACAACGCATGACAGGTATCGACAACCTACGCTACATATCTTCCACCAGTGATAGCTTCGGCAATGCAGAAATCACCTTAACCTTCAATGCCGAGGCCGATCCAGATATTGCTCAGGTACAGGTGCAAAATAAGCTTCAATTGGCAATGCCACAGCTACCATTAGAAGTTCAGCAACAAGGTGTTAAGGTCACTAAGTCTAGCGAAGGTTTTTTGATGCTTGTCGGCTTCGTATCCAAAGATGACTCTCTGGATAAGAATGATATCTCTGACTATGTTGCATCTAATATTCAAGATCCTCTGAGCCGTGTACCTGGTGTCGGTAATATTGAGTTATTTGGTGCTCAGTATGCGATGCGCATCTGGCTAGATCCTCTAAAACTGACCGAATACCATCTAACCAGCATAGATATCATGGCGTCCATTCGTGAGCAAAATGCACAGATTTCTGCGGGTCAACTCGGTGCATCACCAGCCCTTCCAGGGCAAGTGCTGAACGCAACAGTATCGGCTCAAAGTCGTTTACAAACCCCAGACCAGTTTAAGAAAATCATTATTAAAGCTGATTCTTCGGGTGCGAAAGTTTTACTGGAGGATGTGGCTCGTGTTGAATTAGGCGGTGAAAGCTATACGGTAAACTCCTTCTACAACGGCAAGCCTACAGTCGGTATAGCTATACATTTAGCAACGGGTGCTAATGCGATAGCCACTGCTGATGCAGTTCGGGAAGAAATTGCTGAAATGCAGCCATTCCTCCCTAAAGGCGTAGAAGTGGTTTATCCCTATGACACAACACCATTCGTTGAAAGATCCATTGAAGGTGTAGTGCATACCTTGCTTGAGGCGGTGGTCTTAGTATTCCTCATCATGTATCTGTTCCTGCAGAACTTACGGGCGACACTTATTCCAACCATCGCCGTGCCTGTGGTGTTATTGGGGACTTTCGCCATTTTGTCAGCCGCAGGCTTCTCGATTAATACCTTGACCATGTTTGCTATGGTCCTGGCGATTGGTCTACTGGTTGATGATGCTATCGTGGTGGTGGAAAACGTCGAGCGTGTGATGCAAGAAGAGGGACTGAGCCCCGTAGAAGCCACCAAAAAATCCATGGGGCAGATCACCGGAGCTCTAGTAGGGATTGGCCTGACTCTGGCTGCGGTATTCGTGCCCATGGCATTTATGTCCGGCTCCACAGGGGTTATTTACCGTCAGTTTTCAGTCACTATCATCTCAGCCATGGGACTCTCGGTGATGGTAGCCTTAATTCTGACTCCGGCTCTGTGCGCCACAATGCTTAAACCGATTAAGAAAGATCAGAGTCATACCCAGACAGGTTTCTTCGGCTGGTTTAACCGTAGCTTCGATAAGCTGACATCAGGCTACACCAACAGTGTAACCGCCATGATCAAGCGTACAGGTCGTGTCATGTTGATCTATCTGGGTCTGGTTATTGCTATGGCTTGGATCTTCATCCATATGCCAACTGCCTTCCTGCCCGATGAAGATCAAGGGATCATGTTTAATCAGGCAGTCTTGCCGGTAAACTCGAGTCTTGAGAGTACCGAGAAGGTGATGAAAAGAGTCACTGACTACTATCTCAATGATGAGAGTGAAAATGTTAACTCGATATTTAGTGTCTCAGGCTTCAGCTTTGCCGGACGCGGCCAGAATATGGGGGTCAACTTCGTCAGCATGAAAGATTGGAGTGAACGAGAAGGTGCCGGACAAGACATTAAGTCAGTAGCTGATCGTGCCATGACTCAGTTTAAGCTGATAAAAGATGCCTCTGTCGTTGCATTCGTGCCTCCAGCGGTGATCGAGTTGGGTACGGCGAACGGTTTCGATTTCTATTTGCAAGACAGAAATGGCCAAGGTCATGAAAAACTTGTGGAAGCGAGAAATATGCTGCTGGACATGGCAAAGGAAAATCCCAATCTGATAAATGTACGTCCAAATGGGCCGGAAGATGCCCCTATCTATCAGGTCAATATAGATCAGGCTAAGATCAGAGCATTAGGTGTCGATATTGACTCGGTAAATAGTGTACTGGGTACCGCCTGGGGCGGTTCATACGTGAATGATTTCATCGATCGCGGCCGAATTAAGAAGGTATACGTACAGGGCGAAGCCAAGTACCGCATGAAGCCGGGAGATCTCGATAGCTGGTATGTGAAAAATAATGAGGGGGAGATGGTCTCTTTCTCGGAATTTTCAACAGGAACCTGGGAAAAGTCCTCGCCGCTTCTAGCACGTTTTAATAGTTTACCTGCGATAAATATCTTGGGCGAAACAGCACCTGGTTATAGTTCTGGTACTGCCATGGCCGATATCGAAGAGATGGCGAAGAGATTACCAGCTGGATTTGGTATCGAGTGGAATGGTCTATCCTATGAGGAACGTCTCTCGGGTGATCAGGCTCCAGCTCTGTATGCCCTGTCTATCATAGTGGTATTTCTGGTTCTAGCAGCCCTCTATGAAAGTTGGTCTGTGCCATTCTCGGTTATTTTAGTGGTTCCATTGGGGGTTATTGGTGCACTTATCACCATGAATTCTCGCGGATTACCTAATGATGTTTTCTTTCAGGTCGCCCTGTTAACCACAGTAGGACTGGCGACGAAGAACGCCATTCTGATCGTGGAATTTGCCAAGGAATACTACGAGAAAGGGACCCCCCTTGTCGATGCAACACTGCATGCGGTACGTGTACGTCTGCGTCCAATCTTGATGACCTCGTTAGCCTTCGGCTTAGGCGTATTACCTTTAGCTATCAGTACCGGTGTCGGCTCAGGTAGTCAAAACGCCATAGGTACAGCCGTACTGGGTGGCATGATGAGCTCAACCTTCATGGGGATATTCTTTATCCCAATATTCTTCGTGGTTGTCGAGCGTATCTTCAACAAAAGCAAACAGCAGAAGGCGCTCAAATCCGAGGAGAGTACACCTCAATAA
- a CDS encoding AraC family transcriptional regulator gives MAIINSDCAAEVLASLDDYNAQVVGIASGIGSYDSGVHSHKKSQLLYAPEGCITIALEQMQYVLPPTKAAWIPEGIVHCAKMQMRDVVTCRSLYFDTASFIGLPDKIKIIGVNDLFKQLIERMSLWPWDMPAEQQKNLLALFIEELLVAPEEMLPLPIPDDPRLKSWLIKVMSGDTLPQPLNQMAKMIGASEKTISRIFIRQTGMPYQAWRQQWRLHGAIVRLAEGGSISEVAFSLDFSSDSAFISFFKQHMGETPSRFIHA, from the coding sequence ATGGCGATTATAAACTCAGATTGTGCAGCAGAGGTGTTAGCGAGCTTAGACGATTACAACGCTCAGGTGGTCGGCATTGCTTCAGGGATAGGGTCTTATGACTCAGGCGTTCACAGCCATAAGAAGTCACAGCTGCTGTATGCTCCAGAAGGTTGTATCACCATAGCTCTGGAGCAGATGCAATATGTATTACCGCCGACCAAAGCCGCCTGGATCCCAGAGGGAATAGTGCATTGTGCCAAAATGCAGATGCGTGATGTGGTGACATGTCGTTCTCTGTACTTCGATACCGCTTCCTTTATCGGCTTGCCTGACAAGATAAAAATTATTGGCGTTAACGACCTGTTTAAACAGCTTATCGAGCGTATGTCTCTGTGGCCATGGGATATGCCAGCCGAGCAACAAAAGAACCTACTGGCCCTGTTTATCGAGGAGTTGCTGGTAGCGCCGGAAGAGATGTTGCCACTGCCTATTCCTGATGATCCTCGTTTGAAATCTTGGCTAATAAAAGTGATGTCTGGAGATACCTTGCCTCAGCCACTGAATCAAATGGCCAAAATGATTGGTGCCAGTGAGAAAACCATTTCGCGTATCTTCATCAGGCAAACCGGAATGCCTTATCAGGCTTGGCGTCAGCAGTGGCGGCTACATGGGGCAATAGTACGACTCGCCGAGGGCGGAAGTATCTCGGAAGTGGCTTTTTCTCTGGATTTTTCCAGTGATAGCGCCTTTATCAGCTTTTTTAAGCAGCATATGGGCGAGACGCCGAGTCGATTTATTCACGCTTGA
- a CDS encoding O-acetylhomoserine aminocarboxypropyltransferase/cysteine synthase family protein, which translates to MKLESLALHHGYKSEATTKAAAVPIYQTTSYTFDDTQHGADLFDLKVPGNIYTRIMNPTTDVLEQRLAAIEGGVGALAVASGMAAITYAIQALTQVGDNIVSTSQLYGGTYNLFAHTLPRQGVDVRMAASDDYAGLEAHIDAKTKALFCESIGNPAGNIVNLQRLAEIAHKHGVPLIVDNTVATPVLCKPFEFGADIVIHSLTKYIGGHGTTIGGVIIDSGKFDWTAEPERFALLNEPDPSYHGVVYTDAFGPAAFIGRCRVVPLRNTGAALAPQSAFLLLQGLETLALRMERHCSNALTLAEYLEQHPRVSWVNYAALPNSPFQDMCHKITGGKASGIISFGIKSSLNCDSKEAGGRFIDALQMILRLVNIGDAKSLACHPASTTHRQLDADELAKAGVSEDLIRISVGIEHIDDIISDVSQALEQAE; encoded by the coding sequence ATGAAACTAGAGTCACTGGCACTGCACCACGGATATAAATCAGAAGCCACCACCAAGGCCGCCGCTGTCCCCATCTATCAAACCACTTCCTACACCTTCGATGACACTCAACACGGCGCCGACCTGTTCGATCTGAAAGTGCCGGGTAACATTTATACCCGTATCATGAATCCGACAACGGATGTACTTGAACAGAGATTAGCGGCGATTGAAGGTGGTGTCGGTGCACTCGCGGTCGCATCAGGCATGGCGGCAATCACCTATGCCATTCAAGCCCTGACCCAAGTGGGTGACAATATCGTCAGCACTAGTCAGCTCTATGGCGGAACCTATAACCTATTTGCTCACACTCTTCCTCGCCAGGGCGTCGATGTACGCATGGCGGCATCTGATGACTATGCAGGCTTAGAAGCCCATATCGATGCCAAGACTAAGGCGCTTTTTTGCGAGTCTATCGGTAACCCGGCGGGCAATATTGTCAATCTGCAACGTTTAGCCGAGATTGCCCATAAGCACGGCGTGCCTTTGATTGTCGATAATACTGTCGCCACCCCAGTCCTGTGTAAACCGTTTGAATTTGGCGCCGATATTGTGATCCATTCCCTGACTAAATATATCGGCGGTCACGGCACAACCATAGGCGGAGTGATCATAGATTCCGGTAAGTTCGATTGGACCGCAGAGCCTGAGCGTTTCGCCCTGCTTAATGAGCCAGACCCGTCTTATCATGGAGTGGTCTACACCGACGCCTTCGGCCCAGCCGCCTTTATCGGACGATGCCGCGTGGTGCCACTGAGAAATACCGGCGCTGCACTTGCACCACAAAGCGCCTTCTTACTGCTACAAGGTTTGGAAACTCTGGCCTTGAGAATGGAGCGTCACTGTAGCAACGCACTAACATTGGCCGAGTATCTCGAGCAACACCCAAGAGTCAGTTGGGTCAACTACGCGGCGCTGCCAAACAGCCCATTTCAGGATATGTGTCATAAAATCACCGGCGGTAAAGCATCGGGGATCATCAGCTTCGGCATAAAATCCAGCCTGAACTGTGATAGCAAGGAAGCGGGCGGCCGTTTCATCGATGCTCTACAGATGATTTTACGTTTAGTCAATATTGGCGATGCCAAGTCCCTCGCCTGTCACCCGGCATCAACGACCCACAGACAACTCGATGCCGACGAGCTCGCCAAGGCCGGTGTATCGGAAGACTTAATCCGCATATCTGTGGGGATCGAGCACATAGATGACATCATCAGTGATGTGTCTCAGGCACTGGAGCAAGCCGAATAG
- a CDS encoding efflux RND transporter periplasmic adaptor subunit yields the protein MWQIVKLASFMSMALWITACGQNNNPKQGHTPDNTEVSVIKVKSQSLDIQVELPGRSKAFLEAEVRPQASGIIIERSFIEGSNVKKGQSLYQIDSATYKAKLLSVEAELASANANLILARATMTRYKVLIKTNVESLEKLDEKIATYKVALAKVVVAKAAINTAKINLVYTEVKAPISGRISKSNVTVGALVSSDNPKTLARIQQLDPINVDIAQSSAQLLRLKAKLKQGKLQVTDNADVQLILENGTPYGYSGVLQFSEVSVDENTGSVTLRAKFPNPNGLLLPGMYVRAVLNAGTDPQAILVPQEALTRNTKGQAVVMLVNNESKVESRVVTTAEVIDHQWRITHGLAVGDTLIVKGLQMIHPGDPVKPIAASSDKSVNMLANQSANQ from the coding sequence ATGTGGCAAATAGTGAAGCTTGCCTCTTTTATGAGTATGGCGTTATGGATAACGGCCTGTGGACAAAATAATAACCCTAAGCAAGGCCATACGCCTGACAACACTGAAGTGAGTGTTATTAAGGTTAAGAGTCAATCTCTGGATATTCAAGTCGAACTACCAGGCCGCAGTAAGGCCTTCCTCGAGGCTGAAGTCAGACCTCAAGCCTCGGGTATTATCATCGAACGTAGCTTTATCGAAGGCAGCAATGTTAAGAAGGGTCAGTCTCTGTATCAAATAGATTCGGCCACATATAAAGCAAAATTACTCAGTGTTGAAGCAGAGCTGGCCAGTGCCAATGCTAATCTGATATTGGCTAGAGCGACTATGACTCGTTATAAGGTGCTGATTAAAACTAATGTCGAAAGTCTGGAAAAATTGGATGAGAAAATTGCGACTTATAAAGTAGCACTAGCAAAAGTTGTGGTAGCTAAAGCGGCGATTAATACCGCCAAGATTAATTTGGTCTATACGGAAGTGAAGGCACCTATCTCAGGTAGGATCAGTAAATCTAATGTCACCGTTGGGGCGTTAGTCTCATCTGATAACCCAAAAACCCTGGCAAGGATTCAACAGTTAGACCCCATCAATGTGGATATCGCGCAATCCAGTGCACAGCTATTGCGGCTAAAGGCCAAGCTTAAACAAGGTAAATTACAGGTAACCGATAACGCCGATGTGCAGCTAATTCTTGAAAATGGTACACCCTATGGTTATTCAGGTGTATTGCAATTTTCCGAGGTGAGTGTCGATGAGAATACCGGCTCGGTGACCTTAAGGGCCAAGTTCCCCAACCCCAATGGTTTATTATTACCGGGGATGTATGTGCGTGCAGTTCTCAATGCAGGTACCGATCCACAAGCGATTCTGGTACCCCAGGAAGCGCTCACTCGCAACACTAAGGGCCAAGCTGTCGTTATGTTAGTCAATAATGAAAGCAAGGTCGAATCCCGAGTCGTGACCACTGCCGAAGTGATCGATCATCAATGGCGTATAACACATGGTCTTGCCGTCGGGGACACCCTTATTGTCAAAGGATTGCAAATGATTCATCCCGGCGATCCTGTTAAGCCTATCGCTGCCTCTTCTGATAAATCCGTAAATATGCTCGCCAATCAATCGGCCAACCAGTAA
- a CDS encoding multidrug effflux MFS transporter produces MKTMPNLWLILALVMFPQVVETIYSPALPHISHAFGVTAQTASQTISVYFIAFAFGVLVWGRLSDTLGRRKAMLFGLVTYGLGATLAIFATSFETLMLARILSAFGAATGSVVTQAMLRDCYKGAELTKAFSLITMGVSISPVIGLLSGGIIVTHFGYSGIFCSLLMLAIALWLLAILTLSETNPDMSANAESDKGPEIGILQLAKQMSRDTKLWCNAGLIAAFNIMLYSYYSLGPFIFHDLGMSSTDFGYSGVLLPIGTILGSLLSKRLISKGWQSHQLISAASVLALIFAFGVWLLRSDLLFLIPMIGMLLCSGMALPNIFSKALENYRHAVGTAGALFGLTYYLLFGAGLALTGILQDLGMALILSASLSCLLSVKLNLGVVANKLLQESSCK; encoded by the coding sequence ATGAAAACAATGCCAAATCTCTGGCTTATATTGGCTTTAGTGATGTTTCCACAAGTTGTCGAAACCATCTATAGCCCGGCCTTACCTCACATATCACACGCGTTTGGGGTGACAGCCCAAACAGCCTCACAGACAATATCTGTGTATTTTATCGCTTTCGCCTTCGGGGTACTTGTTTGGGGAAGGCTAAGTGACACCTTAGGTCGTAGAAAAGCCATGCTGTTTGGATTAGTCACCTATGGTTTAGGTGCCACACTGGCTATTTTTGCAACCAGTTTTGAGACCCTAATGTTGGCCAGAATCCTATCGGCTTTCGGTGCAGCCACAGGTTCAGTCGTGACCCAGGCTATGCTACGAGACTGCTATAAAGGTGCCGAACTGACTAAGGCATTCTCACTGATCACCATGGGTGTTTCTATCAGCCCGGTTATTGGATTATTGAGTGGCGGCATTATCGTGACTCATTTCGGCTATAGCGGAATATTCTGCAGCTTGCTGATGCTAGCCATCGCACTTTGGCTGCTGGCTATTCTCACTCTGTCTGAAACTAATCCAGACATGAGTGCTAACGCCGAATCAGATAAAGGACCCGAAATTGGCATTTTGCAGCTGGCTAAACAGATGAGCCGAGACACTAAGTTATGGTGTAACGCTGGCCTGATAGCAGCCTTTAATATCATGCTATATAGCTACTACTCACTGGGTCCCTTTATCTTTCATGATTTAGGCATGAGCTCGACTGATTTTGGCTATAGCGGCGTCCTGTTACCCATAGGTACAATACTGGGAAGCTTGCTGAGTAAACGTCTGATATCTAAAGGCTGGCAGTCACACCAATTGATCTCGGCCGCCTCAGTGCTGGCCTTAATTTTCGCCTTTGGTGTCTGGTTACTCAGGTCTGATCTGCTGTTCTTAATACCCATGATAGGCATGTTACTTTGTAGTGGCATGGCATTACCCAATATCTTTAGTAAAGCGTTAGAAAATTATCGACACGCAGTAGGCACAGCTGGCGCCCTGTTTGGGTTAACTTATTATTTACTGTTCGGTGCGGGACTAGCGCTCACAGGGATATTACAAGACCTGGGGATGGCACTCATCTTGAGTGCAAGCTTATCTTGCTTACTCAGCGTAAAACTAAACCTTGGCGTTGTGGCAAATAAGTTGTTGCAAGAAAGTTCTTGCAAATAA
- a CDS encoding phosphatase PAP2 family protein, producing the protein MIQETTDRQHFSIKKHFTYPLMTFLFIAGLFEYFKFDLSIAKFIFNLQGGVDNWPLRYHWLTETVLHEGGRHFIILLGALLLCIISTSFKRSTWCKYRSCLIYLFISVLTSILLVKFIKDVTHVSCPWDVIQFGGSVPYVPTFKPLPKGTPLGQCFPGGHSSGGYAWVALYYFFLQVKPEYRKLGLAFGIGLGGLFSLTQQLRGAHFFSHGIWSLGISWFVASILYYLLFVRPRLQTQQTKPQPNLAYSPENKEVKFNKAL; encoded by the coding sequence ATGATTCAAGAGACAACTGACAGGCAGCATTTCTCTATCAAGAAGCACTTCACTTATCCCTTAATGACGTTTCTCTTCATTGCCGGCCTATTCGAATATTTTAAATTCGATCTATCCATAGCTAAGTTCATCTTCAATCTTCAGGGCGGAGTCGATAATTGGCCATTAAGATATCACTGGCTGACCGAAACTGTGCTCCACGAAGGCGGACGACACTTTATTATTTTATTAGGCGCGCTACTGCTTTGCATCATAAGCACAAGCTTTAAACGCTCAACCTGGTGTAAATACCGATCTTGCCTGATCTATCTGTTTATCAGCGTACTCACCAGTATTTTACTGGTGAAATTCATCAAGGATGTCACCCATGTCAGCTGTCCCTGGGATGTGATTCAGTTTGGCGGCAGTGTTCCATACGTGCCCACCTTCAAGCCCTTGCCTAAAGGCACCCCCTTGGGTCAATGTTTTCCCGGAGGCCATTCCAGCGGCGGTTATGCCTGGGTAGCCCTGTACTACTTTTTCCTTCAGGTAAAACCTGAATATCGTAAATTAGGCTTAGCTTTTGGTATCGGCTTAGGCGGGCTATTTAGCCTGACTCAGCAATTGAGAGGCGCGCATTTCTTTTCCCATGGGATCTGGAGCTTGGGCATATCTTGGTTTGTTGCAAGTATCCTTTATTACTTATTGTTTGTTCGCCCCCGACTCCAAACTCAGCAAACGAAACCACAGCCGAATTTGGCTTATTCACCAGAAAACAAAGAAGTAAAATTTAATAAGGCACTCTGA
- a CDS encoding NnrS family protein, whose product MLNIDDPAVTDKIPAIWRLAFRPFFLGGAVLAALYIPLWLVTWFMPQYSLFQTQVWSKVVPLWWHPHEMLFGFAMAIVAGFLLTAVKNWTNQPGLSGIGLAVTFFCWLTARVLLLLPFDIPLLVPALFDSLFLGLTALKLWTSVYKVKQWHNIGFPIMLFLALCINLLSYYALSERDFTLSNHIWQAMIWWMALLITIVGGRVIPFFTAIRIKQEKREAIPLLEKALILVMLLLVIQAIGQFLPMAVEQGLLVVAGVLHLARWARWYPHKTLKEPMLWSLHISYMLLPVTLLALAWNIDNLMVYRNLLHLFAIGTLAGVCLSMISRVSLGHTGRNIYAGPKMSLAFASIALAALFRALMPTLMPDYYQTWLWISGGFWFIAFGLFVWHYVPVLSSPRVDGRPG is encoded by the coding sequence ATGCTTAATATTGATGATCCTGCGGTGACAGATAAAATCCCTGCTATCTGGCGATTAGCTTTCAGACCTTTCTTCTTAGGGGGAGCTGTACTGGCAGCCTTGTATATTCCACTCTGGCTAGTTACCTGGTTTATGCCGCAATACAGCCTATTTCAGACTCAAGTATGGAGCAAGGTAGTACCACTTTGGTGGCACCCCCATGAGATGTTATTTGGTTTCGCCATGGCGATCGTTGCTGGTTTCTTGCTGACTGCGGTAAAGAACTGGACCAATCAGCCAGGCTTGTCAGGTATTGGCTTAGCGGTGACGTTTTTCTGTTGGCTGACGGCGCGAGTTTTACTCTTGCTTCCCTTCGATATTCCGTTATTAGTGCCGGCTCTGTTTGATTCACTCTTCTTAGGCTTAACTGCACTAAAGCTATGGACTAGCGTCTATAAGGTCAAGCAGTGGCACAATATTGGCTTTCCTATCATGTTGTTTCTGGCCTTGTGCATCAACTTACTGAGCTACTACGCCCTGAGTGAGAGAGACTTTACCCTGTCAAACCATATCTGGCAGGCGATGATCTGGTGGATGGCGCTGCTGATCACTATCGTCGGTGGCCGAGTCATTCCCTTCTTTACTGCTATTCGGATTAAGCAGGAGAAGCGCGAGGCTATTCCTCTATTAGAGAAAGCCCTAATTTTGGTGATGCTACTCTTGGTGATCCAAGCCATTGGTCAGTTTTTACCTATGGCTGTCGAACAAGGATTGTTAGTGGTTGCCGGTGTACTGCATCTCGCTCGTTGGGCTCGCTGGTACCCCCATAAAACGCTGAAAGAACCTATGCTCTGGTCACTGCATATCAGTTACATGTTATTGCCTGTTACCTTACTCGCGCTTGCCTGGAATATCGATAACCTTATGGTCTATCGCAATCTGCTGCACCTATTTGCTATAGGCACCTTGGCGGGGGTTTGTCTGTCAATGATCTCCCGTGTTTCCTTGGGTCATACTGGGCGTAACATCTATGCCGGACCTAAGATGTCCTTAGCGTTTGCAAGTATCGCACTGGCGGCTCTATTTAGAGCACTGATGCCGACCCTAATGCCGGATTATTATCAGACCTGGTTATGGATTTCCGGTGGTTTCTGGTTTATCGCTTTCGGTCTGTTTGTCTGGCATTACGTCCCAGTGTTATCGAGTCCCCGAGTGGATGGAAGACCGGGTTAA